The following DNA comes from Centroberyx gerrardi isolate f3 chromosome 4, fCenGer3.hap1.cur.20231027, whole genome shotgun sequence.
agcacttgaaggcagcacttCCGGGCAGAGGCTTCATCATTTCCAGGGGAATAGCTCTCCCAAGTGGACAAACAGAGAGCTGCGGGTCTGTGGTTTGTCCTTCTCATAAGATTTAGCTTGACGCACGAATAGAAGTGAAACGTactcttcacttgttttagtgTCTTGCTATTTAATACACAATGTAAAGTTGAAttattctgtctttcctttGCGCCTGTAGACTCTGGAAACTTGACTGCGTTATGGATGAACGCGAAATTGTGGTCGTTACAGGTAAACTGGGAAAATATAGATTCACAATTCCGCTAACTCGTAAAACTGGAGTTTATGTATACTTGGAGTGGTGGGAAAATGTAAGTCTTTTAATCTTTTGAGGGTTTGGACCTTTCAGACAGTTCTTGGTGAACCCCAGCTGGAAAGCAGCCCAGGTAAACTTTGAAATATTTTACAGGCCCGTGCATGGTAGTTAAGTCTTTCCATGATATAGCCTATAGCACACGATATCGACTTAAAATGTACACATGTTAATATTGAAGGGCTTGAAGTTGGTTGGactgggagaggggagaggcgTTTACATCAAGGAGGTGCCAGTGAGTTAtgtcaaaacacaacagatcATCGCTGAACTTTGGCAAACTCTCAACCCAAAGGTAAATATGGTCTTCAAGTCTGGATACTTGTTGTTAAAGCCTATGTCAATACACTGGCCATTCTGGTTATGCTATGAGAAGTTGAATATCTCACTTTacctttgtgtgtatgtgtgtgtccaagtttGCTGTGCATCTCGGGATAGCCAGAGGTTCCAGAGTCATCATGCTGGAGCAAACAGGGAAGAACAGCGGATACTCGGACAGAGATGTGTGTGGCTTCTGTCCCGAAAGTGGCTGCTGCATGCaaggaggagcagaga
Coding sequences within:
- the pgpep1l gene encoding pyroglutamyl-peptidase 1, yielding MDEREIVVVTGFGPFRQFLVNPSWKAAQGLKLVGLGEGRGVYIKEVPVSYVKTQQIIAELWQTLNPKFAVHLGIARGSRVIMLEQTGKNSGYSDRDVCGFCPESGCCMQGGAEKLDSIIDMKSLSKLLKQAGMDVIYSRDAGRYLCDFAYYCSLLHSQGRAALIHVPASGSLASADRLVPLLQTVIQAMLRQLDGPSQTA